Below is a window of Candidatus Acidiferrales bacterium DNA.
ATCCAATAATTCACGCCAAAACCCAGGGCTGCGGCGAGCGCCCATGGCACGCCGCGCAACACGTGGCGGCGATGATGGCCGGGGAGCTGGGAGTCATCGTGCGCTGCGATTTTCGATGGCAGCGCCAGAGCGGCGACGATTACTCCGACGATTACAAAGATCACACCGACGGCATGTGCGCGCGTCAATCGCTCGCCGGTCGAAATCGAAAGAACAACGGTCAACGCGGGATAACTTGCGGCAATGGGAGAAACGAGCGCGAGGATGCCAATTTCAAAGGAACGATAAAGCGCCAGCGATGCCAGCACACTCAACATTCCTGCCAGAATGATCCATCCCCAAATGTCCCACCGCAGAGGCGGAAAAAATCTCGTCCAATGGCCCATTGCCGCCATGCAGGCCGTGAGGGCAAAAAGCCCCGCGAGCTGCATGAACATGAGAGCGCGCAACGCTCCCACGCGGCGCGTCGCGAAGCGCGCCATGAAGTCCGCCACTCCCCAGCCGAAGGCCGCCGAAAGCCCGAGGAAAATTCCCAACGCGCGTCTCCCTCAAGAGGCTTGAAATTTCGATTTGCAATACGCTGCACTGCCAACGAATTGCAGCGCAACAGTGTAACAGGAGGGTTCGATTCAACCGAAAGCTGAATCGTCAACGGATGTGAAAGGAAAATAACAGGAACTTACCGCCGCGCCGGAGGCTTCAATCCGAGATGCGCCATCACCTTTTTCAAATCTTCCCAGACTTCGCCCTTGGCATTTGGATTGCGGAGCAAATAGGCAGGATGGTAGGTGGCGAGCATCGGCACGCCGCGAAAATCCATCCACTGGCCGCGCAGGCGCGAAATCGACATCTTGGATCCCAAGA
It encodes the following:
- a CDS encoding DMT family transporter, translated to MGIFLGLSAAFGWGVADFMARFATRRVGALRALMFMQLAGLFALTACMAAMGHWTRFFPPLRWDIWGWIILAGMLSVLASLALYRSFEIGILALVSPIAASYPALTVVLSISTGERLTRAHAVGVIFVIVGVIVAALALPSKIAAHDDSQLPGHHRRHVLRGVPWALAAALGFGVNYWILGFRVMPIFGGLASVWVIRLISFAVLLLLLRPLGQSAEIPRGSSAWLIFFIALADTAGFVANNLAFKQEEIAIATVLSSLYGVVTLLFAAAFLRERLGRRQWLGVALIFAGVALVSV